The region TGTAGAAGCGGCGCGCGAGTTCGAGGGGCGCTCTCGAATGGATGTCACAGCAGAAGAGGTGCTCGGCAACATCGACGCGATGGCTGCGGCGCTTGCGAGTGCGGAGAGCGAAGACCGTATCACAGTCGAGACGATCCTCGGCATTCACGAGCGGCTGCTTGCGAACACCGATCTTGCGAGATTCGCCGGCCAGGTTCGCGATGTTCAGAACTGGATCGGTGGGAGCGCGTACAACCCGTGCGCGGCAGCGTATGTTCCGCCACCCCCGTCCGAGGTTCCTGCTTTGCTCGCTGACCTAGCGGAGTTCTGCAACGACGATTCGCTTCCGGCGGTCGCGCAAGCAGCCGTAGCACACGCGCAGTTCGAAACCATCCATCCGTTCGTCGACGGCAACGGGCGCACCGGGCGAGCGCTGATTCATCTCATCCTGCGCCGTCGGGGTCTTGCCCCCCGGGTCGTGGCACCAGTGTCGTTGGTTCTTGCGACGTTGGCGGTCGACTACATGTCGGCGCTCACCACATATCGCTACGACGGTGAGCCGACGTCGGCCGACGCACTGCGCGGCTTGAACCGGTGGATTGCGTTGTTTTCTGGTTGCTGTACGCGGTCCGTTCGGGATGCGGGCGTGTTCGGGCAGCGAGTGCTGGCAATTCAGGCTGAGTGGCGTGAGCGGCTCGGCGCGGTGCGGCGTGGCTCTTCCGCTGACATCCTCATGGACGAACTCCCGGGAATGCCGATCCTCACGGTGAATGGTGCGGCACGCCTACTTGACAGGAGCTTCCGAGCCACGAACCTTGGAATCGAGATGCTCGTTGACGCCGGTGTGCTGCGACAGGTGAATGTTGGCCGTCGCAATCGTGCGTTCGAAGCGATCGAGATCATCGAGGCCTTCACGGCCTTCGAACGACAGCTCGCGAGTCCATCAGGCGACACACGCACTGACCCGCCGACGCGGCCTGTTCCGGCGCGCCGTACGAAGGGAGACTCGTGAGCCTCACCGAGTCGCAAGTCGAAGAAGCGACGCTGCATTGGCTCAGCGAGTTGGGCTACGCCCGCGCATACGGCCCCAACCTGCTGCAGGACGGCACAACGCCCGAGCGGGACGAGCACACGGTGTTCCTCGATGCGCGGTTGCGTGCGGCGCTCGCGCGGCTGAACCGGGGGTTGTCGGCCTCGGCGACCGAGGACGCGGGTCGGAAGCTCACGCGGGTGAGCGCGCCCTCGCTGATTGCCGCGAATCGCGTGCTACATCGCCTGATCGTCGATGGTGTGCCGGTGGAGTACTCGCGCCCTGATGGTTCGATAGCCGGCGCTCAGGTTCGCGTGATCGACTTCGACGAGCCCGATGCCAACAACTGGCTGGTCGTGAACCAGCTCACTGTGGTCGACGGTGAGCACCATCGCAGGCCCGATGTGGTCGTGTACGTGAACGGACTGCCGCTTGCGGTTATTGAGCTCAAGAACCCGGCAGACGCCAAAGCCGACTGGCTCTCGGCGTACAAGCAGCTCCAGACCTACAAGGCGGAGATTCCGTCGCTGCTCACATACGATGAGGCACTCGTCGCTTCGGACGGCACGACTGCGCGCATCGGCGCGCTCACTGCCGGACGCGAGTGGTTCATGCCATGGCGCACAATCGACGGCGACGATATCGCGTCCTCCGCGGCGCTGGAACTCGAGGTGCTCATCAAAGGCGTGTTCGACAAGCGGCGCGTACTCAACCTCATCCAGCACTTCATTGTCTTCGAAGATCCGGGCGATGGCACGCTCGCCAAGAAGATGGCGGGATACCATCAGTTCCACGCGGTGAACGCCGCATTCAAGGAGACGCTGCGTGCGAGCGGCCATCGTCATGGTCATGGTGATGGCGATCATCGCGGCCAACCGCTTGCGGCAGAGAAGCGTGCAGTGTGGGAGTCTGGCGGCAGTCGCACCAACGGAGACAAGCGCATCGGCGTGGTGTGGCACACGCAGGGGAGTGGCAAGTCGCTGACGATGGCGTTCTACGCCGGGCGCGTCATGCGCGCGCCGGAGATGGGCAATCCCACCGTCGTGGTGATCACGGACCGAAACGACCTCGACGACCAGCTCTTCGGCACGTTCGCGCGTTGCACCGAACTTCTCGGCGAACCGCCCGTACAGGCTGCTGACCGAGCGGACTTGCGCCGCCTGCTCACGCGTGAGGCGGGCGGCGTCGTATTCACTACCGTGCAGAAGTTCTTCCCGGAGCAGAAGGGCGACACGCACCCGGTGCTC is a window of Actinomycetota bacterium DNA encoding:
- a CDS encoding Fic family protein — translated: MAYFVKEYWVSEGDGITRNDRRGCAYDAYVPDPLTGRTFTLDGEVAADVADAEAAILRLNAAASSLANTEAIARLLLRAEAVASSRIEGLQVGARRLLRVEAAREFEGRSRMDVTAEEVLGNIDAMAAALASAESEDRITVETILGIHERLLANTDLARFAGQVRDVQNWIGGSAYNPCAAAYVPPPPSEVPALLADLAEFCNDDSLPAVAQAAVAHAQFETIHPFVDGNGRTGRALIHLILRRRGLAPRVVAPVSLVLATLAVDYMSALTTYRYDGEPTSADALRGLNRWIALFSGCCTRSVRDAGVFGQRVLAIQAEWRERLGAVRRGSSADILMDELPGMPILTVNGAARLLDRSFRATNLGIEMLVDAGVLRQVNVGRRNRAFEAIEIIEAFTAFERQLASPSGDTRTDPPTRPVPARRTKGDS
- a CDS encoding type I restriction endonuclease, with the translated sequence MSLTESQVEEATLHWLSELGYARAYGPNLLQDGTTPERDEHTVFLDARLRAALARLNRGLSASATEDAGRKLTRVSAPSLIAANRVLHRLIVDGVPVEYSRPDGSIAGAQVRVIDFDEPDANNWLVVNQLTVVDGEHHRRPDVVVYVNGLPLAVIELKNPADAKADWLSAYKQLQTYKAEIPSLLTYDEALVASDGTTARIGALTAGREWFMPWRTIDGDDIASSAALELEVLIKGVFDKRRVLNLIQHFIVFEDPGDGTLAKKMAGYHQFHAVNAAFKETLRASGHRHGHGDGDHRGQPLAAEKRAVWESGGSRTNGDKRIGVVWHTQGSGKSLTMAFYAGRVMRAPEMGNPTVVVITDRNDLDDQLFGTFARCTELLGEPPVQAADRADLRRLLTREAGGVVFTTVQKFFPEQKGDTHPVL